The region GGCGTTTTAAAATGTTTACATTTTCAAGGCTTCAGGGTCACTGCAAATTGATTAGAGATAGGAAGGAGTTCTTGTATAAGGGTGACTTAACTCTGCACATTTCTTCTCCTATTGAGGAATTTATTGGAAGCCTTGCAGATACTATTGTAAAGAAGGGGTATATTGTTTTGGATGATCGTGAGTTGAGGGTGGTTGAGTTAGCTTTTCCTGCGAGACCAAATATAGAGGATGGTGAGTTGAGAATTCGTATGCTTTCTCCTTTAACAGTTTATAGTACGCTAATGAGTTTTGAAGGCAAGAAAAAGACGTATTATTTTTCTCCTTATGAAGAGGAGTTCTCTGATCTAATCAATTCAAATCTTCAGAAGAAGTATTTTTTGTTATCAGGTAAAAGCGTAAAATCAGAAATTGATATTAAACCTTTAAAAGTCAAAGAAGTTATTACGTTATATAAGGGGACAGTTGTGAGGGGTTGGACGGGCAATTTTCTTCTAAGCGGTCCAGAATATCTCATTATGACAGC is a window of Candidatus Bathyarchaeota archaeon DNA encoding:
- the cas6 gene encoding CRISPR-associated endoribonuclease Cas6, which encodes MTLREPRLDQVVLPTHYNYLIQSAIYCNISKELADFLHNRGFFFGKRRFKMFTFSRLQGHCKLIRDRKEFLYKGDLTLHISSPIEEFIGSLADTIVKKGYIVLDDRELRVVELAFPARPNIEDGELRIRMLSPLTVYSTLMSFEGKKKTYYFSPYEEEFSDLINSNLQKKYFLLSGKSVKSEIDIKPLKVKEVITLYKGTVVRGWTGNFLLSGPEYLIMTAYEAGLGAKNSQGFGMFEVI